A window from Culex pipiens pallens isolate TS chromosome 3, TS_CPP_V2, whole genome shotgun sequence encodes these proteins:
- the LOC120423588 gene encoding SAFB-like transcription modulator yields the protein MSDAVEKRKLSELRVVDLKQELEKRGKDGNGVKNVLIERLTQALKEENKDPETFEFEIGSVGKTPAKKKAAAAAGKAEEESGLATSVSNGSVTSEPSLSDMQVRDECTDESQKEGEGEAATTTTSGTANGQTETLIQNISLVIKQEKLDDDEIAQQKAAEAKESQAPAAESVTAPAEATDGGDKTAAAAGEKEAENEDSLNLEIGEEDEKLLHDATGEKASEKTSDAKSTDDGKSAEKGDSTSEKPATLKEEKDAGKSSSSSSSASKQSGDATSKSKSSPGGEKSTVSRNLWVSGLSTLTRATDLKLIFSKYGKVIGAKVVTNTRTPGTRCYGYVTMASAKDATECITHLHRTELHGRMISVERAKSDLGPAKAAGGSGTGGSSSNSTSNSNSKPSESSSSKVASSSSSTSVQPSDRKDSKDRSHDRRDSDRRHERGRSQHRSDRSKSVARGRSQARESSPNRSRSNHRAKSIAPRDDRSRSTDKKKDDSKVRDKDADAKDSKTASTSSTSIGKDQPQKNKDRRDREREVLSLQKIREERDRQRLREKERQLREEDRRRREIRQRQREEEQMLRREREKLAIERARIEKEKAELLRIERERQKLEREKIELERLELKRQQRKIEEAKRNLKRPGDHSSHYDDDRKRSAGTERRFEAPPPPSISSSTRGAYSAVDKPYSSSKRDDYASKRDDYKSSSRDDYKSRTSAVDDYRSSGVGGRGDSFKRNGGVMDDYNKRTLTTIADRYSDSRSAGGASGGLGSGDYRGGDRDRNGGGGLAKSRYLDSSYPERSSAGGTIGSGGVWHSSTGPSLNLGSSLSGGGDTWRMDNGQDRYDRTYNERKAPQMSAAPFLDPVRPSGFLGGSGGRPQDRYGAPVGSGRFDNGRY from the exons ATGTCGGACGCGGTGGAAAAACGCAAACTGAGCGAGCTGCGCGTCGTCGACCTGAAGCAGGAGCTGGAAAAGCGTGGCAAGGACGGAAACGGGGTGAAAAATGTGCTCATCGAGCGGCTCACGCAG GCTCTGAAGGAGGAAAACAAGGATCCGGAAACGTTCGAGTTCGAGATCGGTTCGGTGGGCAAGACACCGGCCAAGAAGAAGGCCGCTGCTGCGGCCGGCAAAGCGGAGGAGGAATCCGGTTTGGCCACGTCGGTGAGCAACGGCTCGGTGACCAGCGAGCCCAGTCTGTCGGACATGCAGGTTCGGGACGAGTGCACCGACGAATCGCAGAAGGAGGGTGAGGGAGAagctgcgacgacgacgacctccGGAACTGCCAACGGGCAAACGGAAACGTTGATCCAGAACATTTCGCTGGTCATCAAGCAGGAAAAGCTGGACGACGACGAGATTGCGCAGCAGAAG GCCGCTGAAGCAAAGGAGTCGCAGGCTCCTGCGGCGGAGTCGGTTACGGCTCCGGCGGAAGCAACCGATGGCGGAGACAAAACAGCCGCTGCCGCCGGTGAGAAGGAAGCCGAGAATGAAGACTCGCTCAACCTGGAAATTGGCGAGGAGGACGAAAAGCTGCTGCATGATGCCA CTGGCGAAAAGGCCTCGGAGAAGACGTCGGATGCCAAGTCCACGGATGATGGCAAATCGGCCGAAAAGGGCGATTCAACAAG tGAGAAACCGGCGACTCTGAAGGAAGAAAAAG ACGCCGGaaagtcatcgtcgtcgtcgtcgtcggcatcGAAACAGTCTGGTGACGCCACCAGCAAGTCCAAGTCGTCCCCGGGCGGTGAGAAGTCGACCGTGTCCCGGAACCTGTGGGTGTCCGGCCTGTCGACGCTGACCCGGGCGACCGACCTCAAGCTGATCTTCTCCAAGTACGGTAAAGTGATTGGGGCGAAGGTGGTGACGAACACGCGCACGCCGGGCACGCGCTGCTACGGCTACGTGACGATGGCCTCCGCAAAGGACGCCACCGAGTGCATCACGCACCTGCACCGGACCGAGCTGCACGGCCGGATGATTTCGGTAGAGCGCGCAAAGTCCGATCTGGGCCCGGCGAAGGCGGCGGGTGGCAGCGGTActggcggcagcagcagcaacagcaccaGCAACTCCAACTCCAAGCCATCGGAATCATCCTCCTCCAAggtggcgtcgtcgtcgtcatcaacATCGGTGCAGCCATCCGACCGGAAGGACAGCAAGGACAGGAGCCACGACCGACGGGACAGCGACCGGCGGCACGAGCGTGGCAGATCCCAGCACCGCAGCGACCGCTCCAAGTCCGTCGCCCGAGGACGTTCCCAGGCGCGGGAATCTTCACCGAACCGCAGCAGATCCAACCATCGCGCCAAGTCGATCGCGCCGAGGGACGACCGGTCGCGGTCAACCGACAAGAAGAAAGATGACAGCAAGGTTAGGGACAAGGACGCCGACGCCAAGGACTCCAAGACCGCCAGCACCAGCTCCACCTCCATCGGCAAGGACCAACCGCAGAAGAACAAGGACCGGCGGGACCGCGAGCGGGAGGTGCTGTCGCTGCAGAAGATTCGCGAAGAGCGCGACCGTCAACGGCTTCGGGAGAAGGAACGCCAGCTGCGCGAAGAGGACCGCCGTCGCCGGGAGATTCGCCAGCGTCAGCGCGAGGAAGAGCAAATGCTACGTCGGGAGCGCGAAAAGCTCGCCATCGAACGGGCCCGCATCGAGAAGGAAAAGGCGGAACTGCTGCGCATCGAACGCGAACGCCAGAAGCTGGAACGCGAGAAGATCGAACTCGAGCGGCTGGAGCTGAAGCGTCAGCAAAGGAA GATTGAGGAGGCGAAGCGGAACCTGAAGCGGCCCGGCGACCACTCGTCGCACTACGACGACGACCGGAAGCGCAGCGCAGGCACGGAACGTCGCTTCGAGGCACCACCGCCACCGTCCATTTCTTCGTCCAC CCGCGGCGCATACTCCGCCGTAGACAAGCCGTACAGCTCCTCGAAACGGGACGACTACGCCTCCAAGCGGGACGACTACAAATCCTCGAGCCGTGATGACTACAAGTCGCGCACGAGCGCCGTAGACGATTACCGCTCGTCGGGTGTCGGAGGGCGCGGGGACAGTTTCAAGCGCAACGGTGGCGTCATGGACGATTACAACAAGCGCACCCTGACCACGATCGCGGATCGCTACTCGGACAGTCGCTCAGCTGGCGGAGCTTCCGGTGGCTTGGGAAGTGGCGATTACCGTGGGGGTGATCGTGACCGAAACGGCGGTGGAGGACTGGCCAAGTCGCGCTACCTGGACAGCAGCTATCCGGAGCGTAGCAGCGCCGGGGGAACGATTGGAAGTGGCGGAGTGTGGCACAGCAGCACAGGGCCGTCGCTGAATTTGGGCAGCTCGTTGAGCGGTGGAGGCGATACCTGGCGGATGGATAACGGTCAGGATCGGTACGATCGCACCTACAACGAGCGAAAGGCCCCGCAAATGAGTGCCGCTCCGTTTTTGGATCCGGTCCGACCGAGCGGATTTTTGGGCGGAAGTGGCGGGCGGCCGCAGGACCGATACGGTGCCCCCGTAGGTTCCGGCCGGTTTGACAATGGACGGTATTAG